CTCTCTCCGTGATTCGGATGAACATGGAGCTGCTGGCCGAAGATTTTGCGACCCCGCAAACTCCCAAAGAGCGCCGCGCACTGGCCAAAATCGAGATGGTCAGCCGTCAATGCACGCGGCTCGAAAACCTGCTGAACGATTTCCTACGCTTCTCGCGCGCCGGACGTCTCGACATTCGCCTGGGGAACCTCAACGAACAAATCGCCCGGGTTCTCGACCTGTTTGATGCTCAGTCGCGCGAGAATGGGGTCGAAGTGATTCGCTATTTCGACCACGATTTGCCGAGTGTTTCGATCGACCCCGAAGCGCTACAAGCGGCGCTGGTGAACCTCGTAAAAAATGCCCTCGAAGCGATGCCCGCCGGTGGACAACTTGTGGCCCGCACACGGATCACGCGAAATGGTGTCGCGCTCGATCTGATCGACACAGGGTGCGGCATGGACGAAAAAACAGCGGTCCGGATGTTCGACGCCTTCTACAGCACGAAGAGTGGCGGCTCGGGGCTCGGTCTGCCAACTGCCCGCAAGATCATCGAAGCCCACGGCGGCCGCATCGGTGTGCAAAGCGAACTCAATCGGGGCACGCAGTT
This window of the Pirellula staleyi DSM 6068 genome carries:
- a CDS encoding ATP-binding protein translates to MIDDETPIPELSVDQLRASYQELAALAGSLAHEIKNPLSVIRMNMELLAEDFATPQTPKERRALAKIEMVSRQCTRLENLLNDFLRFSRAGRLDIRLGNLNEQIARVLDLFDAQSRENGVEVIRYFDHDLPSVSIDPEALQAALVNLVKNALEAMPAGGQLVARTRITRNGVALDLIDTGCGMDEKTAVRMFDAFYSTKSGGSGLGLPTARKIIEAHGGRIGVQSELNRGTQFTLEFPTPARLADQQDGAKE